In Duganella zoogloeoides, a single genomic region encodes these proteins:
- a CDS encoding OmpP1/FadL family transporter produces MQRKILPLVIAAAVGALSFNAHASGYRFGSQSVSAQGTADASGAEANDPSTIFYNPAGLSRLEGTQISAGATFVVPHSTYNDTGSTRFVGSPTGGGNPSDYVPSVKTAPSIYASKKINDQWTAGIGLFVPYGSKLDYGDTWAGRYALTDVMLKSVTINPSLSFKVNERHAFGFGVSAEFMKAELGQGVDVRGTIAQLQSPANAAQRQALLAGIVAAGGNPALLATAGDGHGSNSVKDWGYGFNLGYMFTVDESTRFGLSYRSSIAHKLKGSTVWEFSNSTTDPVVNAALKTASHRVNSAALVKLRTPETVSGNIFHQFDSKWAGMADITWSRHNRLGDLLIEFPGTPEGAEVIRQQWKNTVRLSLGTSYAYSDSLTLRAGIAHDESPVVSAELRHPALPDSDRVQYSLGAKWKLNDRSSIDVAYSYLDFKDAPLNYTNLCNTLSRTCTGNGETTRGLSQTHISLLGLSYNYKF; encoded by the coding sequence ATGCAACGTAAGATTCTTCCCCTGGTCATTGCCGCCGCCGTCGGCGCGCTCTCGTTCAACGCCCACGCTTCCGGCTACCGCTTCGGTTCGCAAAGCGTATCGGCACAGGGCACGGCGGACGCCAGCGGCGCCGAAGCCAACGATCCATCGACCATCTTCTATAACCCGGCCGGCCTGTCGCGCCTGGAAGGCACGCAGATCAGTGCCGGCGCCACCTTCGTGGTGCCGCATTCGACCTACAACGACACCGGCTCGACCCGCTTCGTCGGTAGCCCGACCGGCGGCGGCAACCCGTCCGATTACGTGCCATCGGTGAAAACCGCGCCATCGATTTACGCCAGCAAGAAAATCAACGACCAGTGGACCGCCGGCATCGGCCTGTTCGTGCCGTACGGCTCCAAGCTCGACTACGGCGACACCTGGGCCGGCCGTTACGCGCTGACCGACGTGATGCTCAAGTCGGTGACCATCAATCCTTCGCTGTCGTTCAAGGTCAACGAGCGCCACGCGTTCGGCTTCGGCGTGTCGGCAGAGTTCATGAAGGCCGAGCTGGGCCAGGGCGTCGATGTGCGAGGCACCATTGCCCAGCTGCAGTCGCCCGCCAACGCGGCGCAGCGCCAGGCACTGCTGGCCGGCATCGTTGCCGCCGGCGGCAATCCGGCCCTGCTGGCCACGGCCGGCGACGGCCATGGCTCGAACAGCGTCAAGGACTGGGGTTACGGCTTCAACCTCGGCTACATGTTCACGGTCGATGAAAGCACCCGCTTCGGCCTGTCGTACCGTTCGTCGATTGCCCACAAGCTCAAGGGCAGCACGGTATGGGAATTCTCCAATTCGACCACCGACCCGGTCGTCAATGCCGCGCTCAAGACCGCGTCGCACCGCGTCAACTCCGCTGCGCTGGTCAAGCTGCGCACGCCGGAAACCGTGTCCGGCAACATCTTCCACCAGTTCGACTCGAAATGGGCGGGCATGGCCGACATCACCTGGTCGCGCCACAACCGCCTGGGCGACCTGCTGATCGAATTCCCGGGCACGCCCGAAGGCGCCGAAGTGATCCGCCAGCAATGGAAGAACACGGTGCGCCTGTCGCTGGGCACCAGCTACGCCTACAGCGACAGCCTGACCCTGCGCGCCGGCATCGCCCACGACGAATCGCCGGTGGTCAGCGCCGAGCTGCGCCATCCGGCGCTGCCGGACAGCGACCGCGTGCAATATTCGCTGGGCGCCAAGTGGAAGCTGAACGACCGTTCGTCGATCGACGTCGCGTACAGCTACCTCGACTTCAAGGATGCGCCGCTCAACTACACCAACCTGTGCAATACCTTGTCGCGTACCTGCACCGGCAACGGCGAAACCACGCGCGGCCTGTCGCAGACCCACATCTCGCTGCTGGGCCTGTCGTACAACTACAAGTTCTAA
- a CDS encoding methyl-accepting chemotaxis protein gives MASKQMKVGTKLGLGFGLVLVLLLSIAALGVYNMSTIHAKLDRVVNENAVKTELVGRMSESVHVVARVSRSVVLLDNDAAIANEMNKVASARKAYDEARDQLAAMPATAAGVAIRDRIAGMQNASRALNNKVFELARAHDDVAATEVLMKQAGPVTQQWQDAMAEYAALQRATNDADADAASTAYARARTVMLALSALAVAIGVVASVLIARNLLRQLGGEPDYAADIAGRIAAGDLTVAVDTRHDDNHSMLHAMKMMRDALSAIVTEVRTGTQTIAAASTQIAAGNQDLSSRTEQQASALEETASSMEELTSAVRQNTDNARQANVLADAASTVARQGGSVVAQVVDTMGAINDSSRKIVDIIGVIDGIAFQTNILALNAAVEAARAGEQGRGFAVVATEVRNLAQRSASAAREIKELIGNSVEKVEIGSKLVEQAGQTMNDVVDSVQRVNDIMVEISSAGHEQSAGIEQINQAVTEMDTVTQQNAALVEEAAAAAEALQEQAANLERIVSVFRVDGLPAAPVAATPALPRKTVARLAA, from the coding sequence ATGGCAAGCAAACAAATGAAGGTCGGGACCAAGCTGGGACTGGGATTCGGCCTGGTGCTGGTATTGTTGCTGTCGATCGCGGCGCTGGGCGTGTACAACATGAGCACGATCCATGCCAAGCTCGACCGCGTGGTCAACGAGAATGCCGTGAAAACCGAGCTGGTGGGACGGATGTCGGAATCGGTCCATGTTGTTGCGCGCGTCTCGCGCTCGGTGGTGCTGCTCGACAATGACGCGGCCATCGCCAACGAAATGAACAAGGTTGCCAGCGCACGCAAGGCCTACGACGAGGCGCGCGACCAGTTGGCCGCGATGCCGGCCACCGCAGCCGGCGTGGCCATCCGCGACCGCATTGCCGGGATGCAGAATGCCTCACGCGCGTTGAACAACAAGGTGTTCGAGCTGGCCCGCGCGCACGACGACGTCGCTGCCACCGAAGTACTGATGAAGCAGGCGGGCCCGGTTACCCAGCAGTGGCAGGACGCCATGGCCGAATACGCCGCGCTGCAGCGCGCCACCAACGATGCCGATGCCGACGCCGCATCCACCGCCTATGCGCGCGCCCGTACCGTGATGCTGGCGCTGAGCGCGCTGGCGGTCGCCATCGGCGTGGTAGCGTCGGTACTGATCGCCCGTAACCTGCTGCGCCAGCTCGGCGGCGAACCCGACTATGCGGCCGACATCGCCGGCCGCATCGCTGCCGGCGACCTGACGGTGGCGGTCGATACCCGCCACGACGACAACCACAGCATGCTGCACGCAATGAAGATGATGCGCGATGCGCTGTCGGCCATCGTTACCGAGGTACGCACCGGCACCCAGACCATCGCCGCTGCGTCCACCCAGATCGCGGCCGGCAACCAGGACTTGTCGTCGCGTACCGAGCAGCAGGCCAGCGCGCTCGAGGAAACCGCCTCGTCGATGGAAGAGCTGACCAGCGCCGTGCGCCAGAATACCGACAATGCGCGCCAGGCCAATGTGCTGGCCGATGCCGCTTCGACCGTGGCGCGCCAGGGCGGCTCGGTGGTGGCGCAGGTGGTCGATACGATGGGCGCCATCAACGATTCTTCGCGCAAGATCGTCGATATCATTGGCGTCATCGACGGCATCGCGTTCCAGACCAATATCCTGGCCCTGAATGCCGCCGTGGAGGCCGCCCGTGCAGGCGAGCAGGGCCGGGGCTTTGCGGTGGTGGCCACCGAGGTGCGCAACCTGGCGCAACGCTCGGCCTCGGCCGCGCGGGAGATCAAGGAACTGATCGGCAACTCGGTCGAAAAAGTGGAAATCGGCAGCAAGCTGGTCGAGCAGGCCGGGCAGACCATGAACGACGTGGTGGATAGCGTGCAGCGCGTCAACGACATCATGGTGGAAATTTCCAGCGCCGGCCACGAGCAGAGCGCCGGCATCGAGCAGATCAACCAGGCCGTCACCGAGATGGATACCGTCACACAGCAAAATGCCGCGCTGGTGGAAGAGGCCGCTGCTGCAGCCGAAGCCTTGCAGGAGCAGGCGGCCAACCTGGAGCGTATCGTCAGCGTGTTCCGCGTCGATGGCTTGCCGGCGGCGCCGGTGGCGGCCACGCCCGCCCTGCCGCGCAAGACGGTTGCCCGCCTGGCGGCTTAA
- a CDS encoding L-cystine transporter, translating to MAINVILNLVAAALLLGVLYILQRRNASFSVRVFTGMGLGVALGAALQAIYGVTAPELATTNEYLDIVGSGYIKLLQMIIMPLIMVSIISAILKLKGLDSLGKISVLTIGTLMLTTLVAAGIGILMAKAFSLTAVGLTASAADVARGVYLEGKVGTAQAISLPNMLLSFLPANPFLDLTGARKTSTIAVVIFAVFIGVAASGIHDKKPELFSSFDHFVKVAHAIVMRIVTLVLRLTPYGVFALMAGMVSTSSPTDILHLIDFVLASYSALLLMFLVHLLIVTGAGLNPLRFVKKILPVLTFAFTSRSSAGSIPMSVQTQTQRLGTSEGIANFAASIGATIGQNGCAGIYPAMLAIMIAPTVGIDPFTFNFIAPLLAIITIGSVGVAGVGGGATFAALIVLSSMNLPVALAGLLISIEPLIDMGRTALNVSGSITAGTLTSRVMGETDMAVFNGNADLSIDSDSSDKGNSKRA from the coding sequence ATGGCGATCAACGTGATACTGAACCTGGTGGCGGCTGCGCTGCTGCTGGGCGTGCTCTACATTCTCCAGCGCCGCAACGCGTCCTTTTCGGTGCGGGTATTCACCGGCATGGGGCTGGGCGTGGCGCTCGGTGCGGCGCTGCAGGCGATCTACGGTGTAACCGCGCCCGAACTGGCCACCACCAACGAGTACCTCGACATCGTCGGCTCCGGCTACATCAAGCTGCTGCAGATGATCATCATGCCGCTGATTATGGTGTCGATCATCTCGGCCATCCTCAAGCTCAAGGGCCTCGATTCGCTGGGCAAGATCAGCGTGCTGACCATCGGCACGCTGATGCTGACCACGCTGGTGGCCGCCGGCATCGGCATCCTGATGGCCAAGGCCTTCAGTCTCACCGCCGTGGGCCTGACCGCGTCGGCGGCCGACGTGGCGCGCGGCGTGTACCTCGAAGGCAAGGTCGGCACGGCGCAGGCGATTTCGCTGCCGAACATGCTGCTCTCGTTCCTTCCGGCCAACCCGTTCCTGGACCTGACCGGCGCGCGCAAGACGTCCACCATCGCCGTCGTGATCTTTGCCGTGTTCATCGGCGTGGCAGCGAGCGGCATCCACGACAAGAAGCCCGAGCTGTTCAGCTCGTTCGACCACTTCGTCAAGGTGGCCCACGCGATCGTGATGCGCATCGTCACGCTGGTGCTGCGCCTGACGCCGTATGGCGTGTTCGCGCTGATGGCCGGCATGGTGTCCACGTCGAGCCCGACCGACATCCTGCACCTGATCGACTTCGTGCTGGCGTCGTACAGCGCGCTGCTGCTGATGTTCCTGGTGCACCTCTTGATAGTCACCGGCGCCGGCCTCAACCCGCTGCGCTTCGTGAAAAAAATCCTGCCGGTGCTGACCTTCGCCTTTACCTCGCGCAGCAGCGCCGGTTCGATTCCGATGAGCGTGCAGACCCAGACCCAGCGCCTGGGCACGTCCGAAGGCATCGCCAACTTTGCCGCCTCGATCGGCGCCACCATCGGCCAGAACGGCTGCGCCGGCATCTATCCGGCCATGCTGGCGATCATGATCGCGCCCACCGTCGGCATCGATCCGTTCACGTTCAACTTCATCGCGCCGCTGCTGGCCATCATCACCATCGGCTCGGTTGGCGTGGCCGGCGTCGGCGGCGGCGCCACGTTTGCCGCGCTGATCGTGCTCTCATCCATGAACCTGCCGGTGGCGCTGGCCGGCCTCCTGATCTCGATCGAACCGCTGATCGACATGGGCCGCACCGCGCTCAACGTCAGCGGCTCGATCACGGCCGGCACCCTGACCAGCCGGGTAATGGGCGAGACCGACATGGCCGTGTTCAACGGCAATGCCGACCTGTCGATCGACAGCGACAGCAGTGACAAGGGCAACAGCAAGCGCGCCTGA
- a CDS encoding sensor histidine kinase: MSLRHKLYAYLVVVHVLAIVLMVVLLRDTPQTMLALEAALLVSLFLGLRLIGRALEPLGYTRHFHDLLQDQHYAARLQGSADGELGELVALFNTMLERLYRERLQLGEQQGFLDRLLEATPSAVIVFDFDGNVSLLNASAQALVGTPAGAPAPRGQALRALARTDGDQGLLAELDALPLGESRMLTAASGRRYRGQRGQFHDRGFPRHFLLVEELTEELESSEKSTYDKLIRVLAHEVNNTVAATGSVLDSLLYYRGQLAERDGEDFGTAIAAVKQRNVRLGEFIERFTRVVKMPAPELRRCALRDIMDDILYLYREPCRSRGIQIGWGRCDAAPLLALDRQLMEQALLNVVKNAMEAVEQAGGEWQGIEFVLACEDGAVRLSVFDTGNLLGGVPAEQLFTPFFTTKKGGQGIGLLFVREVMGRHGFQYRLAASGDARTVFEVIVPVV, encoded by the coding sequence ATGAGCTTGCGCCACAAGCTGTACGCCTACCTGGTGGTCGTGCATGTGCTCGCGATCGTGCTGATGGTGGTGCTGCTGCGCGATACGCCGCAAACCATGCTGGCGCTGGAAGCGGCGCTGCTGGTGAGCCTGTTTCTCGGCTTGCGCCTGATCGGCCGCGCGCTCGAGCCGCTCGGCTACACGCGCCACTTCCACGACCTGCTGCAAGACCAGCACTACGCCGCGCGCCTGCAAGGCAGCGCCGATGGCGAACTGGGCGAACTGGTAGCGCTGTTCAACACCATGCTCGAACGCCTGTACCGCGAGCGCCTGCAACTGGGAGAACAGCAGGGTTTTCTCGACCGGCTGCTGGAAGCGACGCCCAGCGCGGTCATCGTGTTCGATTTCGATGGCAACGTCAGCCTGCTCAATGCCAGCGCGCAGGCGCTGGTCGGCACACCCGCCGGTGCGCCGGCGCCGCGTGGCCAGGCCCTGCGCGCGCTGGCCAGGACCGATGGCGATCAAGGCCTGCTGGCTGAACTGGATGCCCTGCCGCTTGGCGAGAGCCGGATGCTGACCGCCGCCAGCGGCCGCCGCTACCGGGGCCAGCGCGGCCAGTTCCACGATCGCGGCTTTCCGCGCCACTTCCTGCTGGTCGAGGAACTGACGGAAGAACTGGAAAGCTCGGAAAAATCCACCTACGACAAGCTGATCCGCGTGCTCGCGCACGAGGTCAACAACACGGTGGCGGCCACCGGTTCGGTGCTCGATTCGCTGCTCTATTATCGCGGCCAGCTGGCCGAGCGCGACGGCGAGGATTTCGGTACCGCGATTGCCGCCGTCAAGCAGCGCAACGTGCGCCTTGGCGAATTCATCGAGCGCTTTACGCGCGTGGTCAAGATGCCGGCGCCCGAGCTGCGGCGGTGTGCGCTGCGCGACATCATGGACGACATCCTGTACCTGTACCGCGAACCGTGCCGCAGCCGCGGCATCCAGATCGGCTGGGGCCGCTGCGATGCGGCGCCGCTGCTGGCGCTGGACCGCCAGTTGATGGAACAGGCGCTGCTCAACGTGGTCAAGAACGCGATGGAGGCGGTGGAACAGGCAGGCGGTGAGTGGCAAGGCATCGAGTTCGTGCTGGCGTGCGAGGACGGCGCCGTGCGCCTGTCGGTGTTCGATACCGGCAACCTGCTCGGCGGCGTACCGGCCGAACAGCTGTTTACGCCGTTCTTCACCACCAAGAAAGGCGGCCAGGGCATCGGCCTGCTGTTCGTGCGCGAGGTGATGGGCCGCCATGGCTTCCAGTATCGGCTGGCGGCCAGCGGGGATGCGCGCACCGTGTTCGAGGTAATAGTGCCGGTGGTTTAA
- a CDS encoding sigma-54-dependent transcriptional regulator: MESPRKQCILIVDDDSAVQVSLALLLKQAGYHTVCSDDPAQALSALAREPVDLVLQDMNFSLHTSGDEGLQLLAAIRQAHPALPVLLMTAWGSIGLAVRGMQAGAANFFTKPWDNTQLAELVRATLDTLGPQTTACPVADSRAGATTPATVGATTGLAASTPTGNLAAGIEAGTRAAGTADVPGAAQPPHSTAPAAERRALDARFDFSAIVGEHPRLLKVLATIGQVAATRAPVLILGESGSGKELVADAIHRNSPRADQAIVKINMGAITPTLFESEMFGHVRGAFTDARTDRKGHVASAHQGTLFLDEIGELNRSDQVKLLRVLQDQSYQPVGASRTERADIRVVSATNRELAELVAAGDFREDLFYRLNLITIRLPALRERRSDIPLLARHILTDVARSYGLGPATLAPQALEWLSAQPWPGNIRQLKQTLERTLLLVGKTELKQADFIAAEQHEHGGSIAGNRRLGVDGMTLEQVERHMIAHALDQHQGNISRVAKALGVSRTALYRRLERHGLGSAAESEPQP, encoded by the coding sequence ATGGAATCTCCCCGCAAGCAATGCATCCTGATTGTCGATGACGACAGCGCGGTCCAGGTGTCGCTGGCGCTGCTGCTCAAGCAGGCCGGCTACCACACCGTGTGCAGCGACGACCCGGCCCAGGCGCTCTCTGCGCTGGCGCGCGAGCCGGTGGACCTGGTGCTGCAAGACATGAATTTTTCGCTGCACACCAGCGGCGACGAAGGCTTGCAGTTGCTGGCCGCCATCCGGCAGGCCCACCCCGCGCTACCGGTCCTGCTGATGACGGCATGGGGTTCGATCGGCCTGGCCGTGCGCGGCATGCAGGCCGGCGCCGCCAATTTTTTCACCAAGCCGTGGGATAACACGCAGCTGGCGGAGCTGGTGCGGGCCACGCTGGACACGCTGGGGCCGCAGACAACAGCCTGCCCGGTCGCAGACTCGAGAGCCGGCGCGACAACTCCCGCAACCGTCGGCGCAACCACCGGCCTTGCCGCGAGCACGCCGACCGGCAACCTCGCGGCCGGCATCGAGGCTGGCACCCGGGCCGCAGGCACGGCCGACGTGCCCGGCGCCGCACAGCCGCCGCATTCAACCGCGCCTGCGGCCGAACGCCGCGCGCTCGACGCGCGCTTCGATTTTTCGGCCATCGTCGGGGAGCACCCGCGCCTGCTCAAGGTGCTGGCCACCATCGGCCAGGTGGCCGCCACCCGGGCGCCGGTGCTGATCCTGGGCGAGAGCGGCAGCGGCAAGGAACTGGTGGCCGACGCCATCCACCGCAACAGCCCGCGCGCGGACCAGGCCATCGTCAAGATCAACATGGGCGCGATCACGCCTACCTTGTTCGAGAGCGAAATGTTCGGCCACGTGCGCGGCGCCTTTACCGATGCGCGCACCGACCGCAAGGGCCACGTGGCCAGCGCCCACCAGGGCACGCTGTTCCTCGACGAGATCGGCGAACTGAATCGCTCCGACCAGGTCAAGTTGCTGCGCGTGCTGCAAGACCAGAGCTACCAGCCGGTGGGCGCCAGCCGCACCGAGCGCGCCGATATCCGGGTGGTGTCCGCCACCAACCGCGAACTGGCCGAACTGGTGGCGGCCGGCGACTTCCGCGAAGATTTGTTCTATCGCCTCAACCTGATCACCATCCGCCTGCCGGCGCTGCGCGAGCGGCGCAGCGACATCCCCTTGCTGGCCCGCCACATTCTCACCGACGTCGCCCGCAGCTACGGCCTGGGACCGGCCACGCTGGCGCCGCAGGCGCTGGAATGGCTGTCCGCCCAGCCGTGGCCCGGCAATATCCGCCAGCTCAAGCAGACGCTGGAGCGCACCCTGCTGCTGGTCGGCAAGACCGAGCTGAAACAGGCCGACTTTATCGCCGCCGAACAGCACGAGCACGGCGGCAGCATCGCCGGCAACCGGCGCCTTGGCGTGGACGGCATGACCCTGGAGCAGGTGGAGCGCCACATGATCGCCCACGCGCTCGACCAGCACCAGGGCAATATCTCGCGCGTGGCCAAGGCGCTCGGCGTGAGCCGCACCGCGCTGTACCGGCGCCTGGAACGGCACGGCCTGGGTAGCGCTGCCGAATCCGAGCCCCAGCCATGA
- a CDS encoding ABC transporter permease, whose protein sequence is MLRHLLKLIWQRKSRNLMLSLEILLAFVLVFALAAFAARYVQLQQLPTGFAYRDQWMVQIRTAKPLVNDAAVYDQLQRNLLALPEVEQVAFAALPVYEMSRRTGTFERADGTGPIRLDVQDASDQYGATMDMRVTSGRWFSSADDGADTTPVVIDQLAAERLFPGAAEAPVGQLFSDPSDETNPTRYRVVGMVEAFRSHGEYMAPVPFMLPRFRPGVGKEAVTTIMLKLRPGTPRLFESTLSARIKQLQPDWSLVITPLSEARASMLGLQLVPLKIGAVIAAFLLVMVAFGLFGVLWQNTTQRIPELGLRRALGATSASIYRQIVAEQFLLSSSAMLVGLVLLVQLPLTGVMGETLNWPVFWAAAALSAGVIYLLSLLSSLYPGWRAAQLSPVQALHYE, encoded by the coding sequence ATGTTGCGCCACCTGTTGAAACTGATCTGGCAGCGCAAGTCGCGCAACCTGATGCTGAGCCTGGAAATCCTGCTGGCCTTCGTGCTGGTGTTCGCGCTGGCGGCGTTTGCCGCGCGCTATGTCCAGCTGCAACAACTGCCCACCGGCTTTGCGTACCGCGACCAGTGGATGGTGCAGATACGCACGGCCAAGCCGCTGGTCAACGATGCCGCCGTCTACGACCAGCTGCAGCGCAACCTGCTGGCCTTGCCAGAGGTGGAGCAAGTCGCCTTTGCCGCCCTGCCGGTGTACGAGATGTCACGCCGCACCGGCACCTTCGAACGCGCCGACGGTACCGGCCCGATCCGCCTCGACGTCCAGGATGCGAGCGACCAGTATGGCGCCACCATGGACATGCGCGTGACCAGCGGCCGCTGGTTTTCCAGTGCCGACGATGGCGCCGACACCACGCCGGTCGTGATCGACCAGCTGGCGGCCGAGCGCCTGTTTCCCGGTGCGGCGGAAGCGCCAGTGGGCCAGCTGTTTTCCGACCCCAGCGACGAAACCAATCCCACCCGCTACCGCGTGGTCGGCATGGTCGAGGCATTCCGCTCGCACGGCGAGTACATGGCGCCGGTTCCCTTCATGCTGCCGCGCTTCCGCCCCGGTGTGGGCAAGGAAGCGGTGACGACGATCATGCTCAAACTGCGCCCGGGCACGCCGCGCCTGTTCGAGAGCACGCTCAGCGCGCGCATCAAGCAGTTGCAACCAGACTGGTCTTTGGTGATCACGCCGCTGTCCGAAGCGCGCGCTTCGATGCTGGGCCTGCAACTGGTGCCGCTCAAGATCGGCGCCGTGATCGCCGCCTTCCTGCTGGTGATGGTGGCATTCGGCCTGTTCGGCGTGCTGTGGCAAAACACCACGCAGCGCATCCCGGAACTGGGTCTGCGCCGCGCGCTGGGCGCCACCTCCGCCAGCATCTACCGCCAGATCGTTGCCGAACAATTCCTGCTCAGTTCGAGCGCCATGCTGGTGGGCCTGGTGCTGCTGGTGCAGTTGCCGCTCACCGGCGTGATGGGCGAGACGCTGAACTGGCCGGTGTTCTGGGCAGCGGCGGCGCTATCGGCCGGTGTGATCTATCTGCTATCCTTGCTGTCTTCGCTGTATCCGGGCTGGCGCGCCGCGCAACTGAGTCCCGTGCAGGCGCTGCACTACGAATAA